A genomic stretch from Tenrec ecaudatus isolate mTenEca1 chromosome X, mTenEca1.hap1, whole genome shotgun sequence includes:
- the PIN4 gene encoding peptidyl-prolyl cis-trans isomerase NIMA-interacting 4, with product MPPKGRSGTGKGGKGGAASGSDSADKKAQGPKGGGNAIKVRHILCEKHSRILEAMEKLKSGMRFNEVAAQYSEDKARQGGDLGWMTRGSMVGPFQEAAFALPVSGLDKPVYTDPPVKTKFGYHIIMIEGRK from the exons ATGCCGCCCAAGGGAAGAAGTGGTACTGGAAAAGGTGGAAAAG GGGGAGCAGCCTCTGGGAGTGACAGTGCTGACAAGAAGGCTCAGGGTCCCAAAGGTGGTGGCAATGCGATAAAG GTCAGGCACATTCTGTGTGAAAAACATAGCAGAATTTTGGAAGCCATGGAAAAATTGAAGTCTGGAATGAGATTCAATGAAGTAGCTGCACAATATAGTGAAGATAAAGCCAGGCAAGGG GGTGACTTGGGTTGGATGACCAGAGGGTCCATGGTAGGACCATTTCAAGAAGCAGCGTTTGCCTTGCCTGTAAGTGGATTAGATAAACCTGTGTATACAGACCCTCCTGTTAAGACAAAATTTGGTTATCATATTATTATGATTGaagggagaaaataa